The Phocoena phocoena chromosome 21, mPhoPho1.1, whole genome shotgun sequence genome includes a region encoding these proteins:
- the LOC136141930 gene encoding uncharacterized homolog, producing MLLLLSLLPLLPPPLLPPPPPPLVLLLLLLLLHDSCFLHLSRPQFQMLEVRNMPFSLGYWFT from the coding sequence ATGCTGTTGCTACTGTCACTGCTGCCTCtcctgccgccgccgctgctgccgccgccgccgccgccgctggtcctgcttttgcttttacttctccTGCATGACAGTTGTTTTCTCCATCTGAGCAGACCCCAGTTTCAGATGCTCGAGGTGAGAAACATGCCTTTCAGTTTGGGCTACTGGTTTACTTAA